One Paraburkholderia caffeinilytica DNA segment encodes these proteins:
- a CDS encoding arylamine N-acetyltransferase family protein, with translation MSHTVNLENYFTRIGYNGPRAATLEVLQELHALHPRAIPFENLNPLTRRAVKLDLESVEHKLITQKRGGYCFEQNALFANVLTQLGFNITPLLGRVLWGRESDSIPPRTHMVLRVDIKDEAWIADVGFGSVTLTAPLRLIAGTAQPTQLGTFRLADASHEALYLEVQSRDDTWARVYRFDLHPVEWIDYETSNWYTSTAPESVFLNHLIVCRVLAESRLTLLDDQLSERAADGRIIGERQLRSADELATCLHVQFGLNTGDIDMADVFERVRSSATASA, from the coding sequence ATGTCACACACAGTGAATCTGGAAAACTACTTTACCCGCATAGGCTACAACGGGCCTCGCGCGGCGACGCTGGAAGTGCTCCAGGAACTCCACGCGCTGCACCCGAGAGCGATCCCCTTCGAAAACCTGAACCCACTCACGCGCCGCGCGGTAAAACTGGATCTCGAATCAGTCGAACACAAGCTGATCACGCAAAAACGTGGCGGCTATTGCTTCGAGCAGAACGCACTCTTCGCGAACGTCCTGACGCAGCTAGGCTTCAACATAACGCCCCTGCTGGGCCGGGTCCTGTGGGGCCGCGAATCCGACTCGATCCCCCCTCGCACGCACATGGTGTTGCGCGTCGACATCAAGGACGAAGCATGGATCGCCGACGTCGGTTTCGGCAGCGTGACGCTGACGGCGCCGCTGCGCCTGATCGCAGGCACCGCGCAGCCCACGCAGTTGGGCACGTTCCGCCTCGCCGACGCATCGCACGAGGCGCTCTACCTCGAAGTCCAATCCCGCGACGACACATGGGCGCGCGTCTACCGTTTCGACCTGCACCCGGTCGAGTGGATCGATTACGAGACCTCGAACTGGTACACCTCGACCGCGCCGGAATCGGTGTTCCTGAATCATCTGATCGTTTGCCGGGTCCTCGCAGAATCGCGGCTGACCTTGCTCGACGACCAACTCAGCGAACGCGCTGCGGACGGCCGGATCATCGGCGAACGGCAGCTAAGGAGCGCGGATGAACTCGCAACCTGCTTACACGTTCAATTCGGTCTGAACACGGGCGACATCGACATGGCAGACGTATTCGAGCGCGTGCGCTCATCCGCGACGGCCTCGGCCTGA
- a CDS encoding transporter substrate-binding domain-containing protein, with translation MGAVLGAATIFAAPVQAKDWKTVTIALEGGYAPWNLTLPGGKLGGFEPELVANLCERIKLQCNLVAQDWDGMIPGLQAGKFDVLMDAISITPEREKIIAFSKPYAATPATFAVTDAKVLPKAVPTAGVVKLSGDPKTDQPTVDALRKQLKGKTIGIQSGTVYTKFINDGFKDVATIRVYKTSPERDLDLANGRIDASFDDVTYYAANIDKKETASIIMAGPKIGGPIWGPGEGLAFRKQDADLKAKFDTAISAALADGTVKKLSAKWFKTDVTP, from the coding sequence ATGGGCGCCGTACTCGGTGCCGCGACGATTTTCGCGGCACCGGTGCAGGCCAAAGACTGGAAGACGGTGACGATCGCGCTGGAAGGCGGTTACGCACCATGGAACCTGACCTTGCCGGGCGGCAAACTGGGCGGCTTCGAGCCTGAGCTGGTCGCCAATCTGTGCGAGCGCATCAAGCTCCAGTGCAACCTCGTGGCCCAGGACTGGGACGGCATGATCCCCGGTCTGCAAGCCGGCAAGTTCGACGTCCTGATGGATGCGATCTCGATCACGCCCGAGCGCGAAAAAATCATCGCGTTCTCGAAGCCATACGCCGCCACGCCGGCCACGTTCGCCGTGACCGACGCGAAAGTGCTGCCCAAGGCCGTGCCGACCGCGGGCGTCGTCAAGCTGTCGGGTGATCCGAAAACCGATCAACCCACCGTCGACGCCTTGCGCAAGCAATTGAAGGGCAAGACCATCGGCATTCAGTCGGGCACGGTCTACACCAAGTTCATCAACGACGGCTTCAAGGACGTCGCCACGATCCGCGTCTACAAGACCTCGCCTGAGCGCGACCTCGACCTGGCGAACGGCCGCATCGACGCGTCGTTCGACGACGTGACCTACTACGCCGCCAACATCGACAAGAAAGAGACCGCGTCGATCATCATGGCCGGCCCGAAGATCGGCGGCCCGATCTGGGGTCCGGGCGAAGGCCTCGCGTTCCGCAAGCAGGACGCCGACCTGAAAGCGAAGTTCGATACCGCGATCAGCGCCGCGCTCGCCGACGGCACCGTCAAGAAGCTCTCCGCCAAGTGGTTCAAGACCGACGTCACGCCTTGA
- a CDS encoding methyltransferase family protein, whose amino-acid sequence MITRLVLQTAAWLACMGALLFGAAGTLAWPAGWWYLIETGGLSLWVGFWLARHDPGLLAERLAPIVQAQQSRWDRFFMVGVAVMWSAWLVLMSLDAMRYRWSAPLPVWLVSAGSLCIFVCIFMCLFVFRANSYAAPVVKIQASRGHRVIDTGPYAYVRHPMYSAALLLFIGTPLLLGSWWGLACVPLLVIGIGWRAVREERVLAAELEGYTAYTTRVRYRFVPFIW is encoded by the coding sequence ATGATCACTCGCCTTGTTCTGCAAACCGCGGCCTGGCTGGCATGCATGGGCGCGCTGTTGTTCGGCGCCGCGGGTACGCTCGCGTGGCCCGCCGGCTGGTGGTATCTGATCGAGACCGGCGGGCTGAGTTTGTGGGTCGGTTTCTGGCTGGCGCGCCACGATCCCGGTTTGCTTGCCGAGCGTCTTGCGCCGATCGTGCAGGCGCAACAAAGCCGCTGGGACCGCTTTTTCATGGTGGGCGTGGCGGTGATGTGGAGCGCCTGGCTCGTCCTGATGAGTCTCGATGCGATGCGCTATCGCTGGTCGGCACCGCTGCCGGTCTGGCTGGTGAGTGCCGGCTCGCTCTGCATCTTCGTCTGCATTTTCATGTGCCTGTTCGTCTTCCGGGCCAATAGCTATGCCGCGCCCGTCGTGAAGATCCAGGCAAGCCGGGGTCATAGAGTCATCGACACCGGCCCCTACGCCTATGTCCGTCATCCGATGTACTCGGCAGCGCTGCTGTTGTTCATCGGCACGCCCTTGCTGCTCGGCTCGTGGTGGGGACTTGCCTGCGTGCCGCTACTGGTGATCGGCATCGGCTGGCGCGCGGTGCGCGAAGAGCGCGTGCTGGCGGCAGAGCTCGAGGGCTACACCGCCTACACCACGCGCGTGCGTTATCGCTTCGTGCCGTTCATCTGGTAG
- a CDS encoding ABC transporter permease: MALIEMLGFGPEGWGGVLLLAALMTVALTLAALAVGAVFGAFVAAAKLSRFRTLRVIGDLYTTVFRGVPELLVIYLFYFGGSTLVTTVGQWFGAEGFVGVPPFVVGALAVGMISGAYQAEVYRSAVLAVSRGELEAARSIGMPTMTMARRILIPQVLRFALPGIGNVWQLSLKDSALISVTGLAELLRTSQVAAGSTHQYFTFFVVGGALYLLMTSVSNRIFNRAEARVGRSFKRNFARN; this comes from the coding sequence ATGGCTCTGATAGAGATGCTCGGCTTCGGGCCGGAAGGCTGGGGCGGCGTGTTGCTGCTCGCGGCGTTGATGACGGTCGCGCTCACGCTTGCTGCGCTCGCGGTCGGCGCCGTGTTCGGCGCGTTCGTAGCGGCGGCCAAGCTGTCGCGCTTTCGCACGCTGCGTGTGATCGGCGACCTGTACACCACGGTGTTTCGCGGCGTGCCTGAGTTGCTCGTCATCTATCTGTTCTATTTCGGCGGCTCGACGCTCGTGACCACGGTCGGCCAATGGTTCGGCGCGGAAGGCTTTGTCGGCGTACCGCCGTTCGTGGTCGGCGCGCTCGCGGTCGGCATGATTTCCGGCGCGTATCAGGCCGAGGTGTATCGCTCGGCGGTGCTCGCGGTGTCGCGCGGCGAACTGGAGGCGGCGCGTTCGATCGGCATGCCCACCATGACCATGGCGCGCCGCATTCTGATTCCGCAAGTCTTGCGCTTCGCCTTGCCCGGCATCGGCAACGTCTGGCAGTTGAGCCTGAAAGACTCGGCGCTGATTTCCGTCACAGGGTTGGCGGAACTGCTGCGCACCAGCCAGGTGGCGGCGGGTTCGACGCATCAGTACTTCACGTTCTTCGTGGTGGGCGGCGCGCTGTATCTGCTGATGACCAGCGTCTCGAACCGGATCTTCAACCGCGCCGAAGCGCGCGTGGGCCGATCCTTCAAGCGCAACTT